In the Paenibacillus sp. FSL R7-0337 genome, CTGGACCTCGGCGGATGTTGCGCCGCTGCGCGGGTATTTGCAGCAGGAACAAATTTTCCAGGGGGATTTAATTGACTGAACAGGCACATCCGGGCACCTGCCTTCATATACTGTGAATGATTGGATATGACAGGAGGTGCTGTAATTGGGTTATCAGCAATATGGAATCAGTCCCCAGCTGGTGGAGCGCATCAAGTTGAAGATGAAGAATCCGGCGGTCAAGGAACGCGTCAAGAATATGATTACCGGCATCTCCAAACAGGAGCTGCAGGATACAGCAGTCGTGCGCAAGCTGGTACGCAATGCCTCGTCGGTGATGCATGAGAAGCTGACGTCTGCACAGGAAGAGCAAATTGTGAAATTCGTCATTGCCCAAAAGATCGACCCCGGCAATACGTTTCACTTAATCCGCTTATGGGGGATGTTCCGCTGACGAAGGCGGGATTCAGTAATCCTCTGATAGGCTTGCAATCCAAAAAGCGTTCCCGTAAGTAACACACGGGAACGCTTTTTACTTATTCTGTGCTGTCCTGGAAGGCCATACTGCTCAGCCCGGCGGCTTATTGCGGAAAAGCGCTGAGATCCGGTTGTTCCGCGCGGCATTGATTACAATCTTGCTGTCCTGATCACAGTCATGCACGATAGAGGCTAGCTGCTCTTCCTCCAGCCTGCTGGCCAGACAGAATACCGTACCTGGCTCACCTTCAGGCCCTGTGGATTTTACGAGCTTCACCTCGCGGTCCAGCGACTGCTGGAGCTTGCGCCGGATCTCCTCGCATTTGCTGCTGGTAATGAACACCGCCTGGGTGAGCGAGAGGTCTCTTAGGGAGAATCGCAGCGCTTCAAAGGCGAGCAGATACGCAATGATACTATACATCGCCTGATCCCAGCCGAATAATGATCCGCCGTAGAGCAGGATGAGCATGTTGAACAGCATAATCGGCATCTCAGCCGATTTGGGCGGTCCTCCGTTCAGCAGCCGTACGCTTTGCTTCTCGCTTCCTGCGGTCAGGCCACCGAAGCGCACAGAGATGCCCAGGCCGAACCCGAGGCATAGACCTCCGGCAATAGCCGCGGGCAGCGGCTCGCTGATTGCCGCCGGGAAATGGTGCAAGGCCAATGACCCTGCCGTCAGACAGATCAGGCCAAGCATCGTATACAAGGCAAAGCGGAGATTAATCTGCCTGCGCGACATTAGAATAAACGGAAGGTTGAACAGGAACAGGAATAATCCAAGCCGCATTTCTGTCATATGGGACAGCAGGGCGGATAATCCGGCAATGCCGCCCGGAAGCAGCTTATGCGGCATCAGGAACAGCTCAAGACCAACAGCTGCAAGTAATCCTCCGCCTACAACGGAGAGCAGACGCAGGGTTTTGGAATAAGGTAAGGGTGCAGCTTTTCTATATCTGACTTTCATAAGATTTCCTCCTTTCAGCAGGAAACCGGTATTTGTGTTGCGGATTAAGGCGATGGCAGCTTCGTTCAGCGTATAGCTAGCTGCTCTCCTACGAAATGTGAATTATATTTGAGGGGAATCATCAGCAGCCGTTTCAGCAGAATGTAAATGAAGGGCAGCAGAGATACACAGAGCAGCAGCCCGGGAGGTCCGGACTCCAGCGTCAGAGGGTTCTCATGGGGAGCAAGCCGGACGGCCTGGGCGTCATAAATCTGCATATGATGAACGCGCACCGGCTGGGCCAGCTTATGCTCATAGCGGTCTAGACGGACAGAATGCATCTCAGGCTCTTGTTCATGCAGCATCTGGAGGGCCATGATCAGAAAAGTCAGCAGCAGTACCGGAAGGAACACAGCCTTCAGCAAATCCAGCAGCGACAGACGCATCCAATCTTTCCTCATGAGAACCCCCCTTTTTTTGAAATAGAAGAATGTATTTATTTAAAGCATATCATAGGATCTTAGCAGGACCAAATATAATACGCTATTATTTCAAGGCCTACGACTGCGAAATAACGAAACCGGAGCTGCTACACTGCGTATTCTCTAGTAAATTGAACTTTTTGTGAAAAAAATATCGGAAGGAGCAGATAATTTGCATAATGCAGGCGTATTTAACGGTTTGTACCCGGCAGCGGCCAGCAGTCAGAGCGGATTTTTCACGGAGGGGCCGTTCTTGTTAAAGCTCATTCTGCTGCTGATCGCAGGCTTTGTTGCATATACCATTTGGAGAGGGCTCAAGACCTGGATGACGAACCAGACCAGTCCTCTGCAATCAAGGGTCGTTACGGCAGTAGCCAAACGGACAGAGGTCTGGGGTGGAAGAGGTCATATGGGGACACATACGAGTTATTATGTGACCTTTGAATTCCATAATGGCAGCCGCAGAGAGCTTGAAGTGAAGCCAAAGGCGTACGCCATGATTGTGGAGGGGGACCGGGGAGAGCTGTCGTATCAGGGCAGCCGGTTCAAAGGGTTCGTGCGGGCGGGGATGCAGAGGGACAGTGGAGTCAGCAGGTGACTATTGACAGAGCATGCCTCCAAGAAGAGTAGGGAGTAACCTTTGGAATAATAATGATTTGAAGCAAAAAAATGCAAGGAAGTGAACCGGCCGCTATGTGAGCGAGCCCGGGCAAGCTTCCTTGCATTTATTGTGTCCGGGTCTAGAGCACGCGCTGCATGTGCAGAATTACGTTGCTCCAATATCCGCTGTCCAGCTCACTGATCTGTACGCCAGGGTCACCCCAGGTGTGAATGAAATTCCCACCGCCGATGTAGATACCGACGTGACCAGGAACCGCGTCGCTCTCGAAACGTCCGGGTACGGTGAAGAAGATCAGATCGCCGGGCTCCAGCGCGCTGCGTGACACCCGTCTGCCGATGTTGTCCTGATCTTTGGCCAGCCGGGGCAGATCCACCCCGAACTTCTGAAAGACATGGCGTGTAAAGGACGAGCAGTCGAAGCGCTTGGTCTCTTCATAGGGTCCGGCGCCGAAATCGTAAGGTACCCCAAGAAACTTTTTGGCATAGGAGACCAACTCGCCTGTGTCCACATTCGATACACTCTGAATCCGCAGCGGCTTCGGAGCTTCTGCCTTGGCGGAATCCTCTGTGCTCTCCCTGTCGGAAGGAGTCGCGATATTAATCTCGCCAGTAACGGGATTCCAGCCGACCTCAGTCTGTAGCAGCTTGGACAAGGCGGTAGGGGTGATATAGATTTGACCTTCACGGCGGACGGGGACATCGGGAAGGGTGATTTTCTGGCCCAATGAGAACACCTGGCTGGAATCCGGCCGCAGCATATACATGACATCACTATAGCCGAGCTTGGTATAGCCGCCGCTTGCCGTGTCATCCTTCATCCGGAAGCCGATGGAGGCGACAGCCGGTTTGAGCGGAATCCAGTACTTGCCTTCCTTGTCGGTAAAAGAATTCTTCTCATAGTAGCTGCCCGCAAAAGTTCCGGTTGGGGTCAGCGAGTTAACCTTGGGAGTGCTGTCCTTGCTGGTGTAGCTGCAGGCGGTTGTTCCCGTAATGGCGGTAACCAGGATAGCGGAGGACAATAACATTTTGCTTGTACGCAGATTGATTATTGGCATTGGGCACGCTCCATTTTCAACTTTAAGGTAAGTTTGTGCAGGACCGCTTTTTTTATGTGCTGCAGGCTTTAGCAAACAATGTCAAGATAAACTGCAGATTGTTGAAGCGGGTGGACATTCATTGTGCGTATTTTGTAAAATATGGCCCCCACTTAAATGATTGACGGGAAATCAACCTACATATAATATATGTTTAATAGATTCGGGGAGCGGATGGGGACAGGGTGCAGGCCTTCGCTTTAATGCTTTTAAAGATGAAAGCGATAATGCTGGACCGCTAGCCCAGGTTCTCGCGCTGAACCCGTACAAGAAGAGGGGTTATCTCATGAAGACAAAGAAGATTTGGATGGGGCTTAGTATGGCGTTGATGCTCGTTGCTGCCGGTTGCGGGAACAATAATGCTCCAGTGAAAAATAACGCGGGCACCGGAAATGCTCCGGCCGCAGCAACGGAAGCTCCAGCCTCGGGTGCAGGCTCAGGCGATGCCAAGTCCTACAAGATTGCTATCTCGCAATATGTTGAGCATCCGTCTCTGGACGCCACCCGCGAGGGATTCCTGGCTGCGCTGAAGGATGCAGGGATTGTCGAAGGGGAGAACCTGAAGGTGGATCTTCAGAACGCCCAGGCTGATCAGGCCAACAACCTGTCCATTGCCCAGAAGATTGCCGGCGACAAGAACGATCTGGTGCTGGGGATTGCGACACCTTCAGCTCAGGCAGTTGTTCAGAAAGTGAAGGACACTCCGATTCTATTCGCTGCGGTAACCGACCCTCTCGATGCCAAGATTGTCAGTGATCTGGAGCATCCCGGAGGCAATGTGTCCGGCGCATCGGATACCAATCCGGAGTCGATTACCCGCCTGATGAACTTCATTGCCACGCAATTTCCCAAGGTGAAGAAGCTGGGCCTGGTCATTAATGAAGGAGAGCCGAATGCTGTAGTTATGGCGGATATCGCCAAAGGTGAGCTGGACAAGCACGGGATTGAGCTGGTGAAGGCGGCGATTACCAATACTTCGGAAGTGAAGCAGGCTGCAGAATCGCTTGTAGGGCGTGTAGATGCGCTGTACATTACGCTTGATAACTCCGTTGTCAGCGGTGTAGACTCGATTATCCAGACGGCTAATGACAACAAGCTTCCGTTCTTCTCGGCAGACCGTGATACGGTGGAGAAGGGTGCTTTTGCTACAGTAGGCTTCAAATACTATGATCATGGCTATCAGGTCGGCCAAATGGCGGTAGAAGTGCTTAAGAACGGAAAGAGTCCCGGTGATATGAAGGTGACGATGCAGGAGAAGCTGGACTTGGTCCTTAACCTCAAGGCAGCGGCAGCACAGGGAATTGAAGTGACCGATGCCATGAAGGCTGAAGTGGCTGACCCGGGCAATAATATTATTCAATAACCTATAGAGTTCATAAACAGGGCGCGTCCGAGGGTGGGCGCCCTTTGCCGCTTGAGGGAGGAAGTCAGCAATGTATAATTCATTAATCGGGGCTCTGGAAATGGGCCTGCTCTACGCATTCATGGCACTTGGGGTGTATATTACCTTCCGTATTCTGGATTTTCCCGATCTGACGGTGGATGGAAGCTTTACAACCGGCGGCGCGATTGCTGCAGTGATGATCAGTAGCGGTTACTCTCCATTACTGGCGACTCTGTGTGCACTGCTCGGCGGAATGGCGGCAGGAATGTGTACCGGTCTGCTCCATACCAAAGGTAAAATCAACGGCCTGTTATCAGGGATTCTGATGATGATAGCCCTGTATTCGATCAATCTGCGGATTCTGGTGAAGCCGAATGTCTCCGTGATGGGGGAGGATACGTTATTCAGCTCCATTAATCCTCTGCTGGTTATGCCTTTTATCGTCGTGCTGGTCAAAATCCTGATGGATCTGTTCTTGCGCACTGATCTGGGGCTGGCCCTGCGGGCCACCGGCGATAACTCGCGGATGATCCGCAGCTTCGGAGTGAACACTGATACAACAACCATTATGGGAATCAGCCTGTCGAACGGGCTGGTGGCGCTCTCGGGCGCATTGATCGCCCAGTATTCTTCCTTCGCCGATGCTTCAATGGGGATAGGGATGATTGTCATCGGGCTTGCATCGGTGATTATCGGGGAAGCGCTCTTCGGTGCGAAGAACGTCTTCCGGGCGACACTGGCTGTATTGCTTGGCTCAATCGTGTACCGGATCGTCGTCGCTCTGGCACTCCGGGTATCTTGGCTTAAGGCTTCCGACCTCAAGCTGATCACCGCAATTATCGTTATTATTGCGCTCGTCTTCCCGTCGGTTCAGCGGTATGTGAAGCAGAAGAGCACGGCCCGCAGACGGACCGCAGAGCTTGCTGAGCTGGCTCAGCGCAGTAAGCAGAGAGGAGGGGCCGCTAATGTTGAAGCTTGATAATGTATGTAAGCTGTTCAACCCCGGCTCACCGGATGAGAAGGTCGCGCTGCTGGGAATTGATCTTGAACTGAACGCCGGGGATTTCGTAACGATTATCGGCAGTAACGGTGCCGGCAAATCTACGCTGATGAATATTATCTCAGGCGTGATGAAGCCCGATCTGGGGGAAGCGCGTATTGAGGGCAGCTCGATCAGCCATCTGGCGGAATACCAGCGCGCACGCTGGATCGGCCGGGTCTTCCAGGACCCGATGGCCGGGACTGCTCCGCATATGACGATTGAGGAGAACCTGGCTATGGCCTACAAGCGGGGCAAGCCCCGCGGGCTGTCCTTGGGTGTCAACGCGCAGAGACGTACGCTGTTCCGCGAACAGCTCAGCCGCCTGGGCATCGGCCTCGAGGACCGGCTCCGGGCCAAGGTGGGGCTGCTCTCGGGAGGCGAGCGTCAGGCGCTGAGCCTGCTGATGGCAACCTTCACCCAGCCGCAGATTCTGCTGCTGGATGAGCATACAGCCGCGCTTGACCCATCGCGCGCGGAGCTAATCACCACCCTTACGGAAACCATTGTCCGTGAGATGAAGCTGACTACGCTGATGGTTACCCATAACATGGATCAGGCGATCCGGCTGGGCAACCGGCTTATCATGATGGATAAAGGGTCGATCATCCTCGATTTCGATGAGACACGCAAGAAGGATCTGACGGTAGAGCGTCTGCTTGGCGAATTCGAAGCGATCAGCGGCCATAAGCTGGCTGACGACCGGATGATGCTGGGCTGATTTTGGATCATTATTCTTTAGCGTTAAGGCTTGATCTGACGCCGGTTCAACCGGCACGGGTCAAGCTTTTTTGAAATATAAAAATTTATATGTTTCACGCTATAACTTATCCTTCTATTTCTCACTGAAACGGTACCGTCCTTTAAAAGGACGGCGCAGCCGTTTCCGTTTTCCATTTCAGGCGCTATGTTCCGATTCACTTCCGGGTATGAGAGGTAAAGTTAAGGGAAAGAACATAACTTGAACATCAAACACCAATGGAGGCGACTGCACATATGACTGCGAAGAAACTGGAAGGCAAGGTAGCGATTGTTACAGGAGGCGGCTCGGGTATCGGCCGGGCATCTGTGCTGGAGTTCGCCAGAAGCGGAGCCAAGGTGGCACTTCTGGACCGGACGGTGGAGAATGCGGAGAAGGTGGCCGCTCAGATCAAGCAGGAGGGCGGAGAAGCCGCAGTGTTTGAATGCGACATTGCTGATCCGCAGCAGGTGGAGCATGCCGTGAACCAGGTAGTGGATAAGTGGGGACAGCTGGATGTGGTCTTCGCCAATGCCGGGATCAACGGCGCCATGACACCGATTGAGACGATGGACATCGAGTCCTGGGACCAGACGATTCAGATTAATCTGCGGGGCACCTTCGCCACCGTCAAATATGCGATTCCCCATCTCAAGGAGAAGGGCGGTAGCATTCTGATCAACAGCTCGATTAACGGCAACCGGGTATTCTCCAATGTCGGGTTCTCTGCATATAGTACAACCAAGGCGGGGCAGGTGGCTTTTATGAAGATGGCTGCGCTTGAGCTGGCCCAGTACAAGATTCGTGTAAACGCTATCTGTCCGGGAGCCATTACCACGAATATAGATGATAATACCTATCCTTCGGATGATCTTAAGGAAGTGCAGATTGAAGTGGAGTTCCCGGATGGCGGGCAGCCGCTGGAGAAAGGGCCGGGGCGACCAGATCAGGTGGCCAAGCTTGCGTTGTTCCTGGCTTCTGACGATTCTGATCATATCACCGGTACGGAAATCTACTGTGACGGAGCAGAATCGCTTCTGCACGGCTAATCCTTCTATAAGTCACTCATCGCTCATATGATGGGATAAGTGAGGTCTTCTCTGAAGCGGACGATGTTCCTTGCCGGGGCCTCAGGCAGTACTGCCTGAAGCTCCCGGTTAGCGGGGATAGGCGTCCGTTTCTTTTTTTGAACAGGGGGCAGAAAATTTCAGTAAAGATTGCAGCGTATTTCAGGTATACTGATTCTATGTGCCATGACGGGCGAGAAAGGAGGAAAATAAATTATGAATATGGACCTGCTGCATACAGAATCAATCATTAAGCTGCTGGTGGCCATGCTGTTCGGGCTGTTCATCGGCATTGACCGCCAATTGAAACAGAAACCGCTGGGAATCCGGACCAGTATGGTCATCAGCATCGCCAGCTGTCTGGTTACCCTGGTATCTATTCACGCGTATGACAAATTCGGTGGACCGGAGCATCCGAGCATGGACCCGATGCGTCTGGCGGCGCAGATCGTCAGCGGCATCGGTTTTTTGGGGGCGGGTGTCATTCTGCGCAGAGGCGGAGATGCCATCTCCGGGCTGACCTCGGCGGCGCTGATCTGGACGGCTTCCGGCATCGGGATTGCGGTCGGAGCGGGCTTTTTTGTAGAGGCGGGTTATGCGGTTATACTGCTTATGTTCGCGGTTAACGCTGTACCTCATCTGATCAAGGCCATCGGACCTGAGGTGCTGAACAAGCACGAGATCTCCATCAAAATCATTATGGAACCCAACTATATCCTGACGGATGTCATCCAGAAGATTGAGCAACGGAATGTCATGACCGACCAGCGCAAAACGCGCAAAACCGGCCGGACCATCCGGCGGATGAAGATCAAGGATCTCGATGATGGCAGGCAAATGATCGATATGGTCGTCTCTGCGCCAGACAAGGATTATGCTACGGAAATCTATTATGATGTCAAAAAAATCGAGCATGTCATGAGTGTCGAAGTGGAGCAGCTGTAAAAATGGCATGTCTCCATTCCGGCAGATGTGGTACTCTATCTATGAGAGAGTCATTTTGAACATATGGAAGGGGATTAATGTAATGACATCGATTACAGCATTTGAAGGACACTATGAGGGCGAAGCTGCTGTCTGGCTGAAGGCTGGCCGTTATGAAGCGGCTATTCTGCCGGGCATCGGCGGGAATCTGATCTGCTTCCGTGATACTGAGAGCGGTTACCGTTTCCTGCATGAGCCGGGCGCGGAGGAGATGGAAGCATTCAAGGCGAACCCGGGCATTCACGGCATTCCTGTGCTATTTCCGCCTAACCGCTATGAGGATGGAGAGTTCCCTTGGAACGGACAGACCTACCACCTGCCAGTCAATGAAGCTAAGACCGGCAATCATCTGCACGGCTTCCTACATACAGCTGCATGGGAGGTAGAGGAATTCGGCACCGGCAAAAGTGAAAGCTTCGTCACTGTAGCTATTAAGGTGGATGAGAATCATCCGTCCTATCAGTACCTGCCGTTCAAATACACGGTCAAGCTGCGCTACTCGCTCGGTGAAAGCGGCCTGTCCCAGCAGCTGCTGGTCCACAATGACGGCGATGTGCTGATGCCTTGCCTGCTGGCGTTCCATACGGCTATTAATGCTCCATTCGCACCAGGCAGCAGCGCGCAGGATTACCGTGTTAAGCTGACGATTGGCGAACGTTGGGAGCTTAATGAGCGGATGCTGCCAACCGGTAAATTCCAGGAGCTGACGGCCGATGAGGTGGCTCTGCGCGGCGAAGGATTGTATCCGTTCTACGCGTCGATGGACAACCACTATACTGCAGCCGCCCAGAATGGACGGAACCGGATGGAGCTTACCGACAGTAAGGCTGGAGTTACGCTGGTGTATGATGTGGGCACCTCGTATAAGCAATGGATGATCTGGAACAACGGCGCGACCGAAGGCTTCTTCTGCCCTGAACCGCAGATCAACCTGGTGAATGCGCCGAAGGTGGATCTGCCTGCTGATGACATCGGTTTGTTCGGGCTGGAGCCTGGGGAATATTGGGAGGAGAGCAGCCGGATATACGTGAAGTAGGCTTAGGCTCGGGCGTCATTCCGGTGAATATTTGGACTTCCGGCCGCTGCCGCTCCTACAGTTCCAAAATTCCCCTCCAATCCTTTGGCCTAATTAAGTTATTATCCTTTTCAGTCTATCCCGCTGGGATGAGAGTAGAAAATAGAGAACAGAGCAGCGTCTGAAATTTGGATGCTGCTCTCTTTTTTGTAGCGGTGTGCCCAATTGGATGCTAAATTTTAAGGCGGTTTTAAGCTAAAAGGCGTATACTACTCCTTTAACAGTTAGGAGTGAATGAACTTGTCACGGTTATTGCCATCGAAGCGTTTGTCGTATTTATTGATTATTTTGCTGGCTATAGGGTTTGGGCTGAATTTGTTTTTGCAGACTGCCTCTTTTCGGATGGATGTGCTTCATACGCTAAAGTGGGTTGGCGCTTATCCTTGGCTGTATTGTACTGGAAGTCTGTTTATTTTCTTCATCCTGCTCTTAAGCTCAGTGATTGTGCCGAACGCGTATGCGGGACCGGCAGTGGTCTCGGCGCTGTTCGTTCTGCTTGGGATTGCCAGTGATCAGAAGCTGGCTACGAGAGGCGAACCGCTGTTTCCGTGGGATCTGATGCTGCTGAAGAATGCCGGTGAGATGAGTAAAATCACCAGCGGGATGATCTCTCCGCTTGCTATAGGGGCCGCTGTTCTGCTGGTTGCCGGTCTGGTCCTTGTGATTATTAAGCTGCCGAAGAACCGGATCAGACTGTCCTTGCGCGTGACGCTGGCGGGGATCTCTGTAGGGCTCAGCGCATGGTTTCTTGTGCTGGTTACCGGTCAATCTCCTGTTGTTGCAGCGATGAGCTATCAGAACATCTTCTGGAATCAGAAGGTGAATTATACCCAGAACGGGTTCGTATATGCCTTCGCCGGGAATCTGCGGCAGAGCCTGATGGACAAGCCGGAGGGCTACAGCCGTGAAGCGGTTGAAGCGGTGGCTGCTAAGTATTCGGCATTGCCCGATGTGCAGGTGCAGGCCGCGCCGGAGGAGCAGCCGAACATTATGTTTATGATGAATGAGGCGTTCTTTGACCCTACGCGCCTGCCTGGGTATACATTAAGCGAGGATCCGCTGAAGTTCATCCATGCGGTGGCGGGCCAGACGCCGTCCGGTTATTTGCTCTCCCCGGAATTCGGAGGCAATACGGCTAATGTGGAGTTCGAGGCCCTGACCGGGCTTTCGATGTATTTTCTGGGGGATGGAACCATTCCTTATCAACAGCGCATCGTCAAAATGTCCTCCCTGCCGTCGATCGTCAGTATTCTGAAGGACAGAGGGTATGAGGCACTGGCGCTGCACCCGTTCGATGAGACCTTCTATAACCGGAACCGTGTGTATCCGGTGCTGGGCTTCGACCGCTTCACGAGTGAGAAGGATCTGCCGGACGCTGACCGCCTGACTCCAGGGGGGTATGTCTCGGATAAAGCGGCTGTACAGGAGGCAGTCCGGCAGCTTCAAGCGGCTTCGGGCCCGGCATTCCTGCATCTGGTGACGATGCAGAATCATTTTCCATTCACCAAAGGCCTGAACGGACCGAACACGATCACCGTCCAAGGAGGCCTGCCGGAGCAGAAGGATGAGCTGGAGACTTATATACAGGACACCAAGTTGACAGACGAGGCCATGGCTTATCTCCAGCAGGAGCTGCTGAAGATAAAGCGTCCGACCCTTGCGGTGTTCTGGGGAGATCATCTGCCTGCGCTCAGCGCCGGGATCTATACCGCAGCAGGCTGGGATCAGGAGCCAAGGCTGAAGCATGAGACGAAGCTGTTGGTGCTCGCTAACTTTGAGATCGGGAAGGAGCCGCTCGGGACGCTTAGCCCGGCCTTCCTCGGCCCTGCAGTCTTCCGGTTATCCGGGCAGACGCTGCCAGCCTTCTACAAGCTACTGGAGCAGGTACGGGCGGAAATTCCCGGACTCAGCAAAAAGGTGCTGATCGGGCCGGGCGATACCGGAATCCTGAAGGAGTTAACCCCGGAGCAGCAGGCGCTGCTGAATGACTACCGTCTAGTTGAATATGACCTGCTGGAAGGGGAGAAGTACGCGGAGTCTCTGATGTTCTGAGCACTCCGTCAGGGCTTAGCGCAGCCCCACATCATGGAAGCGGTTCTCGATCGGCTCCCGCAGCAGCAGACGGATGGACTGGATCGCTGCGGTCTCTATACGCTTGGCTTCCCGGAGGAGCGGCAGCAGGCTCTCAGCATCAATGGAACATGGTGCCTCTGGAGCTTGCACGAGCCTCTCGTTAAGAGTGTCTGTAATTTCATTATAGACAGCGGCTAGAGCCGTATAATGTTCGGCAATCCCCTCGAGCTCGGGCCAGTACAGGCTGGCTTCCCTGGCGTAGGCTGCCGTATCCTGTTTCATACCAGCATAGAAGACCAGCGTCTCATAGGCTCCGGCAGCATCATAGGTCTTATCCGCCAAGGCTTCAAGCAAAGCATCATAGGCCTTGAGGCCGCAGGCATATTGCGATTCCGGCAGCATCAGATCATGGACCTCTGCCTTGT is a window encoding:
- a CDS encoding stage VI sporulation protein F, producing the protein MGYQQYGISPQLVERIKLKMKNPAVKERVKNMITGISKQELQDTAVVRKLVRNASSVMHEKLTSAQEEQIVKFVIAQKIDPGNTFHLIRLWGMFR
- a CDS encoding YitT family protein, with product MKVRYRKAAPLPYSKTLRLLSVVGGGLLAAVGLELFLMPHKLLPGGIAGLSALLSHMTEMRLGLFLFLFNLPFILMSRRQINLRFALYTMLGLICLTAGSLALHHFPAAISEPLPAAIAGGLCLGFGLGISVRFGGLTAGSEKQSVRLLNGGPPKSAEMPIMLFNMLILLYGGSLFGWDQAMYSIIAYLLAFEALRFSLRDLSLTQAVFITSSKCEEIRRKLQQSLDREVKLVKSTGPEGEPGTVFCLASRLEEEQLASIVHDCDQDSKIVINAARNNRISALFRNKPPG
- a CDS encoding DUF2500 domain-containing protein, which codes for MHNAGVFNGLYPAAASSQSGFFTEGPFLLKLILLLIAGFVAYTIWRGLKTWMTNQTSPLQSRVVTAVAKRTEVWGGRGHMGTHTSYYVTFEFHNGSRRELEVKPKAYAMIVEGDRGELSYQGSRFKGFVRAGMQRDSGVSR
- a CDS encoding NlpC/P60 family protein, yielding MPIINLRTSKMLLSSAILVTAITGTTACSYTSKDSTPKVNSLTPTGTFAGSYYEKNSFTDKEGKYWIPLKPAVASIGFRMKDDTASGGYTKLGYSDVMYMLRPDSSQVFSLGQKITLPDVPVRREGQIYITPTALSKLLQTEVGWNPVTGEINIATPSDRESTEDSAKAEAPKPLRIQSVSNVDTGELVSYAKKFLGVPYDFGAGPYEETKRFDCSSFTRHVFQKFGVDLPRLAKDQDNIGRRVSRSALEPGDLIFFTVPGRFESDAVPGHVGIYIGGGNFIHTWGDPGVQISELDSGYWSNVILHMQRVL
- a CDS encoding ABC transporter substrate-binding protein, which codes for MKTKKIWMGLSMALMLVAAGCGNNNAPVKNNAGTGNAPAAATEAPASGAGSGDAKSYKIAISQYVEHPSLDATREGFLAALKDAGIVEGENLKVDLQNAQADQANNLSIAQKIAGDKNDLVLGIATPSAQAVVQKVKDTPILFAAVTDPLDAKIVSDLEHPGGNVSGASDTNPESITRLMNFIATQFPKVKKLGLVINEGEPNAVVMADIAKGELDKHGIELVKAAITNTSEVKQAAESLVGRVDALYITLDNSVVSGVDSIIQTANDNKLPFFSADRDTVEKGAFATVGFKYYDHGYQVGQMAVEVLKNGKSPGDMKVTMQEKLDLVLNLKAAAAQGIEVTDAMKAEVADPGNNIIQ
- a CDS encoding ABC transporter permease, which translates into the protein MYNSLIGALEMGLLYAFMALGVYITFRILDFPDLTVDGSFTTGGAIAAVMISSGYSPLLATLCALLGGMAAGMCTGLLHTKGKINGLLSGILMMIALYSINLRILVKPNVSVMGEDTLFSSINPLLVMPFIVVLVKILMDLFLRTDLGLALRATGDNSRMIRSFGVNTDTTTIMGISLSNGLVALSGALIAQYSSFADASMGIGMIVIGLASVIIGEALFGAKNVFRATLAVLLGSIVYRIVVALALRVSWLKASDLKLITAIIVIIALVFPSVQRYVKQKSTARRRTAELAELAQRSKQRGGAANVEA
- a CDS encoding ABC transporter ATP-binding protein, whose amino-acid sequence is MLKLDNVCKLFNPGSPDEKVALLGIDLELNAGDFVTIIGSNGAGKSTLMNIISGVMKPDLGEARIEGSSISHLAEYQRARWIGRVFQDPMAGTAPHMTIEENLAMAYKRGKPRGLSLGVNAQRRTLFREQLSRLGIGLEDRLRAKVGLLSGGERQALSLLMATFTQPQILLLDEHTAALDPSRAELITTLTETIVREMKLTTLMVTHNMDQAIRLGNRLIMMDKGSIILDFDETRKKDLTVERLLGEFEAISGHKLADDRMMLG
- a CDS encoding SDR family NAD(P)-dependent oxidoreductase, giving the protein MTAKKLEGKVAIVTGGGSGIGRASVLEFARSGAKVALLDRTVENAEKVAAQIKQEGGEAAVFECDIADPQQVEHAVNQVVDKWGQLDVVFANAGINGAMTPIETMDIESWDQTIQINLRGTFATVKYAIPHLKEKGGSILINSSINGNRVFSNVGFSAYSTTKAGQVAFMKMAALELAQYKIRVNAICPGAITTNIDDNTYPSDDLKEVQIEVEFPDGGQPLEKGPGRPDQVAKLALFLASDDSDHITGTEIYCDGAESLLHG
- a CDS encoding MgtC/SapB family protein, which encodes MDLLHTESIIKLLVAMLFGLFIGIDRQLKQKPLGIRTSMVISIASCLVTLVSIHAYDKFGGPEHPSMDPMRLAAQIVSGIGFLGAGVILRRGGDAISGLTSAALIWTASGIGIAVGAGFFVEAGYAVILLMFAVNAVPHLIKAIGPEVLNKHEISIKIIMEPNYILTDVIQKIEQRNVMTDQRKTRKTGRTIRRMKIKDLDDGRQMIDMVVSAPDKDYATEIYYDVKKIEHVMSVEVEQL
- a CDS encoding aldose 1-epimerase — its product is MTSITAFEGHYEGEAAVWLKAGRYEAAILPGIGGNLICFRDTESGYRFLHEPGAEEMEAFKANPGIHGIPVLFPPNRYEDGEFPWNGQTYHLPVNEAKTGNHLHGFLHTAAWEVEEFGTGKSESFVTVAIKVDENHPSYQYLPFKYTVKLRYSLGESGLSQQLLVHNDGDVLMPCLLAFHTAINAPFAPGSSAQDYRVKLTIGERWELNERMLPTGKFQELTADEVALRGEGLYPFYASMDNHYTAAAQNGRNRMELTDSKAGVTLVYDVGTSYKQWMIWNNGATEGFFCPEPQINLVNAPKVDLPADDIGLFGLEPGEYWEESSRIYVK